The Vespula vulgaris chromosome 2, iyVesVulg1.1, whole genome shotgun sequence genome has a segment encoding these proteins:
- the LOC127073076 gene encoding peroxisome assembly factor 2 has translation MYSWSYYINFLQSLTQTYMRQNPYYVLNYIFLCYVQFKFERLMRKKIHCFTLSDKTLNRLVNKEIERVNDYIDPYTCILANINEINITIPSWFYLCCKSSFKKYKIIVIPFEDTEQNAIYVSETMRYNLEIVFHCIDLDDKLFLIPATDNIVNFATEIKVSLISNPYDSPINLTDALLKNYFSEPRFLRWNDVFSIDVKEYAKDRIYTVTQIATTIYFKVIAQKLNGNLTSKGCFIVQGETALIQENNIHSYLPCKKSYLLPEELIFRLTCKDSDNNYYIKSYPPVLVESSNSLKDCIKPFMKSDMQLHIKPVFLLIGPSGSAIHEIVQITSETMGLHLLNIDFAEVQTLTSAQTEAKLRILIHNANKSAPCILCLNNIQVFGKTFEGQKDERTISAFAKEINDLYSKTLNYPVIIIATSDGSEIPGELHRIFTETINLESLDRQKRMDIMKWWLACQRINYDADLLNIAELCSDFQYKDLITLTLHTIKIYCKRTKQYSEHSITLTKDDFVKAYEYIQSINMDSKGMPRVPKVYWNDVGGLENLKHEITRRIRLPMLNNFGFGQSGLLLYGPPGTGKTLLAKAVATEYQLHFLSIKGPEVLNMYVGQSEENIRQVFERARSAAPCIIFFDELDSLAPNRGRSGDSGGVMDRVVSQLLAEMDGLEKASNIFIIGATNRPDLIDPALLRPGRFDKLLYVGIHSSFVSKLNVLEALTRKFKFLNHGKELKQLIVDLPVNLTGADLYSICSNAWLNAARRILNTINNMQDNLAKEKYLAHFSEEFSHVTVELLDFKEAINNWSPSISKEEMQRYEKMQKEFSSRQILTVNM, from the exons aaaggttaatgagaaaaaagatacattgTTTTACCTTATCGGATAAAACTTTGAATCGTTTGGTAAATAAGGAAATTGAACGTGTGAATGATTATATTGATCCTTACACTTGTATACTAGCAAATATAAATGagattaatataacaataccAAGTTGGTTTTATCTATGCTGCAAatcatcatttaaaaaatataagataatagtTATACCTTTTGAAGACACTGAACAGAATGCAATATATGTTTCTGAAACTATGcgatataatttagaaattgtGTTTCATTGCATAGATTTGGATGATAAACTTTTCCTCA ttCCCGCAACAGATAATATCGTTAACTTTGCGACGGAAATTAAAGTATCGTTAATCTCTAATCCTTATGACTCTCCAATAAATTTAACAGatgcattattaaaaaactacTTTTCTGAACCACGCTTTTTAAGATGGAACGATGTATTTAGCATCGATGTAAAGGAATATGCAAAGGATCGTATATATACCGTAACTCAAATAGCAactacaatatattttaaggTCATAGCTCAGAAATTGAATGGTAATCTAACTAGTAAAGGTTGTTTTATTGTACAAGGAGAAACAGCACTtatacaagaaaataatatacacaGTTATCTTCCTTGTAAAAAAAGCTACTTGCTTCcagaagaattaatttttcgattaactTGTAAAGATtcagataataattattacattaaatctTATCCACCAGTGTTAGTAGAATCTTCTAACTCTTTAAAAGACTGTATTAAACCGTTTATGAAATCTG atatgcaattacatataaaaCCTGTATTTCTTCTAATTGGGCCATCAGGCTCTGCAATTCATGAGATAGTACAAATTACTTCGGAAACAATGGGTTTACATTTACTTAATATAGATTTTGCAGAAGTTCAAACTTTAACATCAGCACAAACTGAAGCAAAATTACGTATTTTGATACACAATGCTAACAAATCTGCACCATGTATACTTTGCTTGAATAATATTCAG gttTTCGGTAAAACATTTGAAGGgcagaaagatgaaagaactATATCTGCTtttgcaaaagaaataaacgatctTTATAGCAAGACTCTAAATTATCCTGTTATAATAATAGCTACTTCAGATGGGTCTGAGATTCCTGGAGAGTTACATAGAATATTTACAGAAACAATTAACTTGGAAAGTTTAGATCGTCAAAAGCGAATGGATATCATGAAATGGTGGTTAGCGTgtcaaagaataaattatgatGCAGATTTATTAAACATAGCAGAATTATGTTCTGATTTTCAATACAAAGATTTAATAACTTTGACATTGcatactataaaaatatattgcaaaAGAACAAAGCAATATTCTGAACATTCCATAACACTAACAAAGGATGACTTTGTTAAAGCTTATG aatatattcAATCAATAAATATGGATAGCAAAGGAATGCCACGTGTACCAAAAGTGTACTGGAATGATGTTGGTGgcttagaaaatttaaaacatGAAATCACTCGTAGAATTCGTTTACCCATGTTAAACAATTTTGGTTTTGGACAATCTGGCTTACTTTTATATGGTCCACCTGGAACAGGAAAAACTCTTCTCGCTAAGGCAGTTGCAACTGAATATCAGCTTcactttttatcgattaaaggTCCTGAAGTTTTAAATATGTACGTTGGACAAAgtgaagaaaatattagacaag TATTTGAAAGAGCGCGCTCTGCAGCACCATGCATCATTTTTTTTGACGAGTTAGATTCGCTGGCTCCTAATCGTGGCAGAAGTGGAGATAGTGGCGGCGTTATGGATCGCGTTGTTTCTCAGTTATTAGCAGAAATGGATGGTCTTGAAAAAGCaagcaatatttttattataggtGCAACAAATAGGCCAGATTTAATCGATCCAGCTTTACTTCGACCTGGTAGATTTGACAAATTGTTATATGTAGGAATTCATTCAAGTTTTGTTTCCAAACTTAATGTTTTAGAAGCATTAACACGCaagtttaaatttttaaatcatggAAAAGAGTTGAAACAACTTATAGTGGATTTACCTGTTAATCTTACTGGTGCtgatttatattctatttgtTCCAATGCTTGGCTCAATGCTGCTCGTAGAATTCttaatactattaataatatgcaGGATAATTTagctaaagaaaaatatcttgcaCATTTTTCTGAAGAATTTAGTCATGTAACTGTCGAACTATTAGATTTTAAGGAAGCAATAAATAATTGGAGTCCATCTATCagtaaagaagaaatgcaAAGGTatgaaaaaatgcaaaaagaattttcttctagACAAATACTAACTGTCAATATGTAA
- the LOC127073083 gene encoding uncharacterized protein LOC127073083 isoform X2, whose product MHAIKKLALLPRAFPLLVRSITAVETMSGNQDYKSAKSIYDFTANSIKGEEVPLSKYKDHVCLIVNVASKCGLTATNYKELNELYDEYNESKGLRILAFPCNQFNGQEPGSSDDICSFADKQKVKFDLFEKIDVNGDHTHPLWKYLKKEQGSIFGNFIKWNFTKFIVNKEGQVVERHGPNVDPSKLKENLEKYF is encoded by the exons ATGCACGCGATAAAAAAACTCGCATTGCTACCAAGGGCGTTCCCACTTCTCGTTCGATCTATAACAG CTGTTGAAACGATGAGTGGAAATCAAGATTATAAATCGGCCAAATCGATTTACGATTTCACGGCCAATTCTATTAAAGGCGAAGAAGTTCCTTTGTCGAA ATACAAGGATCACGTATGCCTGATCGTAAACGTTGCCTCGAAATGTGGACTCACTGCGACGAACTACAAGGAACTGAATGAACTCTATGATGAGTACAATGAATCCAAAG gtTTACGTATCCTGGCTTTTCCATGTAATCAATTTAATGGCCAGGAACCTGGCAGCAGTGATGACATTTGCAGTTTTGCTGACAAACAAAAG GTAAAATTCGATCTATTCGAGAAGATCGACGTAAATGGTGATCATACTCATCCTTTATGGAAATACTTGAAAAAGGAACAAGGTAGTATCTTTGGTAATTTCATCAAATGGAATTTTACGAAGTTCATCGTTAACAAGGAAGGACAAGTCGTCGAACGTCATGGTCCTAACGTAGATCCTAGCAAGTTGAAGGAAAAtctcgagaaatatttttaa
- the LOC127073083 gene encoding uncharacterized protein LOC127073083 isoform X1: protein MLRGFILRESVVLSLITVFFFHRYFFAVETMSGNQDYKSAKSIYDFTANSIKGEEVPLSKYKDHVCLIVNVASKCGLTATNYKELNELYDEYNESKGLRILAFPCNQFNGQEPGSSDDICSFADKQKVKFDLFEKIDVNGDHTHPLWKYLKKEQGSIFGNFIKWNFTKFIVNKEGQVVERHGPNVDPSKLKENLEKYF, encoded by the exons ATGCTGCGTGGTTTTATTCTTCGTGAAAGTGTTGTGCTATCTCTGATcactgttttcttctttcaccgATATTTTTTCG CTGTTGAAACGATGAGTGGAAATCAAGATTATAAATCGGCCAAATCGATTTACGATTTCACGGCCAATTCTATTAAAGGCGAAGAAGTTCCTTTGTCGAA ATACAAGGATCACGTATGCCTGATCGTAAACGTTGCCTCGAAATGTGGACTCACTGCGACGAACTACAAGGAACTGAATGAACTCTATGATGAGTACAATGAATCCAAAG gtTTACGTATCCTGGCTTTTCCATGTAATCAATTTAATGGCCAGGAACCTGGCAGCAGTGATGACATTTGCAGTTTTGCTGACAAACAAAAG GTAAAATTCGATCTATTCGAGAAGATCGACGTAAATGGTGATCATACTCATCCTTTATGGAAATACTTGAAAAAGGAACAAGGTAGTATCTTTGGTAATTTCATCAAATGGAATTTTACGAAGTTCATCGTTAACAAGGAAGGACAAGTCGTCGAACGTCATGGTCCTAACGTAGATCCTAGCAAGTTGAAGGAAAAtctcgagaaatatttttaa